Below is a genomic region from Granulibacter bethesdensis CGDNIH1.
TCCAGCGTACCCTGACATATAGCTGGATCTACGCGGCGAGGCTTGGCATTGACGCGCCCGGTCTGGACGAACTGGCAGCCGGGATTTTTCCGCATTTCACGGCGACAACCCCGGACAGCCAGAGCCTGAACCGTATGAAAATCAGACTTCACTGAACAAAGCAGCAGAGGTGATTTTCAGACCTTGCAGTGCCATAGCTATCTTTTGGCAAGACTGCCATTCTCGTTCATAAGCAGCCCCAGATGCATAGAAGCGATACATCGCCTGATTAATATCAACAATGCCTGCCACCAGTTGCAGGCAAAGCTCGACACCCAATGCGAATGCGTGAAGGTAATGACAACCCTTATTCCCGGCTTGATGGGAAAAAGGATTATTGGCTGAAAATTCTTTCAGCCGATCAACCAGGGGTGATGGCTTGCAGATAACTATTCCTGATTCCTGCAGTGCATTTTCTGACATTGGTGTATAATTTTTCCAAATTCCAAAAAATGCAGAGAAAAACAAAAGATTTTTTGCAGCACCAAATCATCTTTTCAACATGATACGAGCTGTCTTTTTCCAGCATCGCGACATGATGAATATTACCCTCCTCCGATAACCGAATGATACAAGGCGGGTTTTTGGGGACAATATCTGAACGCCTTATCAACCCGGTCTACGCACACATTTGATACTCACAGCGCCGTCAGATTGCTCTAAGAAAGAATCCTTCAGATGTATCAGGGGAGCTTGCGGCATGTCGCGCATTGATGAGACCAGAGCCTTTGTAGCGGTCAACATTGCCATCCTGACGGTTTCCGATACCCGTACGCTGGCCAATGATACGTCCGGAGATGCGCTTGCCACGATGATCGGGGAAGCAGGCCACACTGTGTTCACGCGGGAAATCATCAAGGATGATGCGGATGCGCTGGAGGCCACTTTCCGCGGCTGGATCGCCAACCCCGAAATCGACGTGATCATTTCCTCCGGCGGCACCGGCGTCACCGGTCGCGATGTCACGCCGGAAGCACTCGACCGCGTGCTGGAAAAAAAGATCGAAGGGTTTGGCGAGTTGTTCCGTATGCTGAGTTACCAGAAAATCGGTACCTCGACGATCCAGTCACGCGCGTTGGCAGGCGTTGCCAACGGAACCTATATCTTTGCGCTGCCCGGCAGCACCGGCGCGGTGAAAGATGCCTGGCAGGATATTCTGCGCTGGCAGCTGGATATCCGTCACCGCCCCTGCAATTTTGTGGAACTGATGCCACGCCTGAAAGAACGTTGAGCCATCACTCTGTCAGTTTTTGTGCCGTGATACGGTCAATGATCTGCCGTCTTGCGGCACGCCCCTCTGCCAGCATCTCCTCCACCTCGGCGCGTATGGCAGGAGGCGCCTGTTCCGGACGCCCGGACTGGAATGGCGGTGCCGGCGCATATTCCATCTGAAGCTGAACGGACTGGGCCAATGCCTCCCCGCTCATGGCGGCGATGACACTGAGCGCAAGGTCAAGCCCGGCTGTCACGCCGCCGCCGGTCAGTAGCTTTCCATCCCGCACAACGCGCGCCTGCACCGGCTCCGCCCCGAAAGCAGCCAGAAAATCATGCGCCGCCCAGTAGGTGGTCGCTTTCTTCCCGCGCAGCAATCCTGCCGCCCCCAGCACCAGCGCCCCCGTGCAGACAGAGCAGACGAAGCGTGCCGTTTCCGCCTGTTTGACGAGCCAGCTCAGCACCTCCCGATCTTCCAGCAGAGCGTTGATCCCCCTGCCGCCGGGGATACAGATCACATCAAGCTGGGGCGCTTCGGAAAGCTTCGTGTCGGCCTCGATACGCATACCG
It encodes:
- the moaB gene encoding molybdenum cofactor biosynthesis protein B, with protein sequence MSRIDETRAFVAVNIAILTVSDTRTLANDTSGDALATMIGEAGHTVFTREIIKDDADALEATFRGWIANPEIDVIISSGGTGVTGRDVTPEALDRVLEKKIEGFGELFRMLSYQKIGTSTIQSRALAGVANGTYIFALPGSTGAVKDAWQDILRWQLDIRHRPCNFVELMPRLKER
- a CDS encoding DJ-1/PfpI family protein, whose protein sequence is MTIHIGVLLFPAITQLDLTAPWEAFRHVPDAQVHLLWKETGPVMAEGGMRIEADTKLSEAPQLDVICIPGGRGINALLEDREVLSWLVKQAETARFVCSVCTGALVLGAAGLLRGKKATTYWAAHDFLAAFGAEPVQARVVRDGKLLTGGGVTAGLDLALSVIAAMSGEALAQSVQLQMEYAPAPPFQSGRPEQAPPAIRAEVEEMLAEGRAARRQIIDRITAQKLTE